GCGTTTTCAATAATTGTATTCATTCCTTCATTCCAGCTTTTTGTAGAGTATAAATTTTCAGGAATCGAAATATTAGGCGTTTCTTTTTCTTCCAGAAACAATTCTATAGCCTGTACCCAATCTTCAATAAAGTTCGGGTTTTCAATCAGTTTTCCTAGTTTTCCGTATTGTAAAACTTCAGGAACGCCTCCATTTGCAGAAGCAATGCAATAACAACCACAATGTAAGGCTTCAATTAAACTCATTCCAAAACCTTCATGCCAAAGTGTTGGAAATAAATAACAATCTGCCATTTGATAATACTTTGGTAAATCATTATTGGGTATTCTTCCTAAAAAAGACACGCCATCGATATTTAAATCTCGATTTGCACCAATCACTAAAAGAACAGCATCTTTCTCTTGTATATTGATTCTTTTCCAAACATCTAAAATAAAGTCCAATCCTTTTTTAGGACGATCCTGAGAACACCAGATAAATACTTTTTTGTTTGTAATGCCTAGCTGTTTCCTTAGGTTTTCTTTTTCTTCAATATTTACTTCATGGAATTTAGAAGTATCGATTCCGTTATGTAAAACTGAAAATCTGATTGGTAAAACAGTATAGTAGTTTTTATGCGCTTTATAGGAGTCATGGGTCAACAAAACCATTTCATTTATACCCTCAAAAAACCACCTGCCTAAAAAATTCTCATAAAATGGAGGAAATCCATGGTAAAAGAATTGCAAATAGCATTGATTCCTTTTATTTTTAATTTTTAAAAAATCAAGTAATGGTTTAACGATTCCAAAATTATCAATGATTTGGATTATAAACTTATCATTCTTTTCAATAATTTTTTCAAGCTCATTAAAATATCCTAAGTAAGGATTTTTTAAAAATTTCTTTTGAATTTTTAACCGATTGTTGTTCAAAACTAAGCCATAATCTACTCCATTATATAAAGTTTCGGGCTTCTCGCAAATAATATAATCAATAGCATGATTACTCATTAAATAATTATGATATAAAGTTGTCCAACTCCCAATATGTGAGTAAGGCAATGGAATTTGAGAAATCAGAATTACTTTCGACATTTTGAGCGCTTTAACTTTAAATCTTACTTTTTTATTTTGAATGTAATACTATTTAAATCATCACTGACTTCCACAAAATAAGGAAGAGTATGATAAAACGAAATAATATGCAGCAACAGTAAATCATTAATTTCTTTTAAAGTATAATATTTAGGGACATTCTTACCTAAAAATTTCTTCATTTTATATTTCAATGAATTTTGGAAAGGATCTTTTAAAAAACGAAGATTTAAAATTCCCTCTTTAAAATTAGGCAATTCACTAAACAGAAAATGAGTGATAATTTCCTTTTTATTAAGTATTACTCTTTCATTGTCATCTTTCTTTAAATCTTCAAAATCATTTTCTGAAATACCAATCCCCCAATTTGCATTATTTACCTCTGCTCTCTTACTTTGAATATTTCCTAATAGTTTTTGATAATTAATTCTCACAATGTCTGTCAATTGCAAATCTTTTGTAAGAACTTTTTTTTCAGCCTTTCTATAACTGGTATGCCATTGATGGAGCATTTGAATTTCTTTCGAATAAAAAACACTTTCAGTTCCATTTTTTTCTAATCGATTGTGCACATCGATGTCTTCTGCACCCCAAAAATGCAAAAATTCATCGTATGCAGTTACTGCTTTTAAACTTTCAAGATTAAATAATGATAATCCCTGTGCCCCAACCTCACTACTGAAATCAATTTTAAAATCTTCAAATTTCTTATCCGATTTGGATTCTTTTTCATTAAGAAAACCAACTTTAAAATAATAACCTTTAGATGGATTTTTTAATTCATGTAGTTTAGAAATAAAATTTGGACTAAAAATCATATCAACATCAGCTGTAAAAATATACTCTGTAGTAACATTTTTCAGCCCTATATTAATTGCTTTAGCCCTAGACCAAGGCTGAAATTCTGAGTAATTATAAATATATTTTGCAAATTTATAATTAGAAACTAATTGCTTAATAATAGATGCCGATGCTGAATCTGAACCATAATCTACTAAAAGAACTTCAAATTCAGAATTTGTCTGCTCCTTAAGTGAATCTAAAGAACGCTTAACCCTCTCAGACTCCCTATTTCTATATGGATAAATTATCGTTATCATAAATTAAACTCTGGGATGATTGTCAATATATTTCAAAATTTTTGAACTTTAGCTTTTAAACTTTCTTGCAAAAAAGGCACAATTGTCTTCATATTCATTATTCACAATACTATTTTCAAAAATCTCACGATGTTTATCTAAAATAAAGGCTAGACCAGATGCAATCCTCCAGTCAACATAGGTTAAATTTCCTTTCAAATTTTTAATGCTCGAATTTCCACTCTCCGCCTTCATTTAATAATCCATATAGAAAATCATTCTTTTTTATTGGGTAATAGCTTCCACTAATTAAAACGTAATAATCGAGATTTCCTTTAAGTGCTTCAATCATTAAATTAAGAATTGCTTTTTGATGCGACCAATCTCCCTACCAAACCTTACCCCTTTTGATGAATTTAATATTTTCAAATCTTTCCAAGTTTGTTGGCATTAAAGATTTTTTATCAATATGAATGAAAAATAAACGTTATTATCATCTAAAACTGTCAACAATCGTTTTAGATCTTCATAATCATGATAGACCGTTATGAGATAAGCATTTTTTTTATTTTGCATATACTTTTAAATCAAATAATTGCTAGCTTCTTCTTTTGAAAGTCCTTTCCATCTTAAGAAGTATTTCATTATTTTTTTATTTAAAATAAATTTACCAAATACTTTACTTTTAAGAATGAAAAGCCATTTTGAGCTAGCCTCTATTGATTTTAATTTAAAATCAATTTCCGTATTATCTTTTTCTAATTTTGAAACCTCATTATACATCCATTGTTCAACTACATTACCCATATGGTAAGCATAATTGTCTTCTGAAGATAAACGCCAAAAGCCTTTTTTTACCACCGGAATATCTAGGATTTCACTTTCGCTATTTCCTCCCAATTTATAATTAGAATATTTTACTTCCAAACTATTAAAAATTTCACCTCTGTATGTTCCTACAAAATGCCCTGCTCCAATAACAGCTTTTTCGTTGCTACTCGAAATTGTAAAATAATTTTCTAAATGAGCTCTATTGTAAAAATCAGGATTTCCAACACTAATAGCAAAGTTTTTTAAAGCCAAAGGATTTTTAACTTTTGAAAAAGCGAGTTTTTTTGAAAAAAAATTATCCCAATAAATATTTGAAGTATAAGTTCTTAACGAGCGAGATGAGGGTGTAGGACAAACTACTCCAGCTTTTGGGAAATTTTCAAAAATAGAATATGTGGCTTTTTGCCATCCATTTAGAAATAATACATCTGAATCTGTAATTGTAATTAATGGAAAATTATGTCCAACTACACCCTTTAAAATAGCATTTAATTTCCCAATATTTGTTGTTTCTAAAATTTCATGAATTTTTTTTTCCACATACAATTCCTGCAAATAATTCTTCACCTCAGCGCAACTTCCATTATTTACAACAGTTATAAAAGTTTTTTTATGAACCGTAAGAAGTAATGACTCTAAACATAGCTTAAGAATAGCCAGACTATTTTTAAAATAATCATTCTGGTTTGGAATATAGACTGGAATAATAATTTGATGAGAATATGTCAAATTAGTCGTTTCCTGGTCTTTGTTCGGATTAAACCCTAATCTCATTTTATTATAGTTTTATACATTTCAATAACCTTCATTTTATTCTCAAAATAGTCCAGTCTTTCTCTAGCTATTTGTTGGTTTTTTAATGATGCCTTTTTGAGTAAATTTAAGTCTGAAATTGCTTTCAGAATATTCTCTTTAATCTCTTCAATAGATTCTGGGTTTTGAATTAAAAAACCGTTTTCATTGTTGGTAATTATTTCTTCTGTAACTCCACCAGGGTTTGACTGTATTGGAAAAGCTCCCATAACAATTGCCTCTAATAGAGTATTTGGCATTCCATCTGAAATACTATTTCCAATGTAAATTAAAGATTTCCCCATTAGCTTGGTTAATTCGCTATGTGAAAGCTCATGTCTATCAAAAAAATTAAAGTTTAACTGATTGATTTTTATATAATCTTCCACTTTAGAATGTGAACCAAAAACTACTATTTGATATTTTTTTATTTCTTTTTCTATTGAATGAAGCGCCTTTACAATATTTAGGCCTCTCCCTAAATCATGTTCATATCCTTTGACTAAAATAATTTTTCTTTCTAAAACTGGCAGCCTGAAAAATTCCAACTCGTTTATTTTATAACCAGCACCACCAGGAATCACATCTGAAAATTTTCCAGAAAAATTTAATTGAGTAGCTAAATTAAAATCTCGAATACAATCTGCGTGTAGAAAATCAACTCTTTTCAAAACATTTTTAATTTTATAATTATGTCTCTTAAAGTTCTTATAGTAAAAAAGGTCACTACCCCAGCAAGAATACAGCCATTTCACTTTTGGAAACTTTCGCATTGTTTTCAAAATAGGATAAGAACAATTCTGCATTTCAAAACTATGAACCACATCTGGCTTTATTTCTAAAATTATTTTTTCTAAAGCCTCATTTGCCGTCACTTCAAGATATGGAAGAATTTTTTCATATAAATCAGGGTATTTTTTTCGTAGAAAACTTTCCCCTTTTATATGCTTTGCCTTCCTTCTTTTCCATTCTGTGAATTGTGTAATCGAACTTAAAGTCTCAAGTTTTCCTCTTCCTAAAACATCAAACCAATATAACTCAAAATTTGCGTCTTTAAGGTTTTCTATCCAACGAATGACGTGAAGAGAAGGCATTGAAACTAAGAGGACTTTCATTTTAATAAATAGATTTTTTATTTTATGTCATTGTACGATCGCAAATTATAATTTAAAAAAATAGCTTCTAGCCTAAATGTAATAGCAATTTTATTTTTGAGAATAATTTTTATGATGACACTAGCCAAATATATATTTAAAAAAACTATAAAACTATTCTATTTAGAAAGCCCAAATTCCAAATTATGAGTAAATCAGCAATTTTATTTTTTCTGTATAATAATTTTGGATTTCCCCATTTTGTATGATACTTCACATAATCATCGAGAACTTTTTTGTCTTCCAAAAGATATTTATTGCCTTCTGTAAGTACATAGCTTGGTAATTTACTTATATCCAAATCTACACTTTCTTGAAGTTTTTTATATCCTTCACTTAGATCTTCTCGATTTTTTTTAACTTTTTCTCTTTCTAAATGTTCAACTTTAGAAGAATTAACCAAGGCATGTTTAATATTATGCTTTTTCAAAGTCATAGCATAATCATTATCTGCGTAACCAAAATTAAATGTTTCGTCTAAATAGCCTATTCTCTTCAAAACATCTTTATAAATTACTAAACACCACCCTTGAATGTGTGTTCTAACCTTATATCCCAGCTCAAATTCATTCGCAAAATCTAGATCATTAATATTCCCACTAGGAGAAAATGATTTTATCTTCTTATTGTTTTTACTTACCTTATGTATTGCACTAAACCAATTTTCATAAAAAATTAGATCGTTGTTACATAATGCTACAAATTGTCCTTTAGCTTCTTTTATTCCTATGTTCAAAAACTTATGAAAATTAAAATTTGAATCCGGAACAATAACTTTTACAAATTCTGGATATATAAATCCAGACTCGTTATAGTTTTTATTTGACTCAACTAAAATAATCTCTAAGTCGATATCTTTTTCGGATTCAATTAAAGAAGAGATACAATTAGAAGTCATCTTAAATAATCCCTCTGTAGTTGTGTACGATAATATTACTACTGACAATTGCATATAATTACTTTATTCTTTTTTGTATTTTTCTAAAGAAAGCTTTTAACATCTTAAAAAAACCAACGCTAATTAATACTTGCTTATTTTTCTTGGCATATTGTTCTATAAAATCGTCAATTGAAGTAGATGGAATATAATGCAATTTGTCCCATAATTCAGGTTTTAACGGATGTATATTTTTAAAATTATCATAATTACTTATGTCTAAATCACGCCAAAATTCGAAATGTTTTTGTGTATCAAAATCATCTCTATGTCCCCAATTTGTAATCTTAAAAAATATTTCTTCCTCAGATCTTGCCCAAGATTGATGAATAGCTTTTGCATTCATAAGATGATTGCTAATACTGTAATTTGTTCTGGGTCCATCATATTTTTTGCAGTTAGTAATAAATGGAAATCGCTCATTGTTTTCTATATAAAGGTATCCTTCTGGAAGCTTTTTGAATAGTGTAATCCAGATTCCTTTAAAAATGACAGGAGTAAATTTTGGAAAAATCATTAGATACCAATGCTGTTTTAAGAATATTCTAATTTTTTTAAAATCATACATATATTCATCAACGTCAAGTTGAATTAACCATCCATCACCCATCCTATTTAAAAGCATATTTCTTTCTCGAACATCACATTCCATTGGAGATAATCCTGGAACATAAAAATCATCATAATAAAACTCAATCTTGTTTTTAACATCAAACTTCTTAACTTTTTCAAAAAAGCTTTCTTCAATTTCAAATGAATTTCCACTCCAGGTTAGATAATTTTTATCAATTGCTAAAAAAATTACATCTACATAATCATACACTTGTTTAACTGATGTAAAAAACATATTGTAATCATATGACAGAAGATATCCTACCTTTATTTTCATCTTTTATTAAATTAACTATTTTAAAATCAACACTTTTTTCAAAAAACTTTTTCTAGTTTAAAAAATCTCTTAAGAAAGCTACTTTTTTATCATTTGAAAATTCATCAATATAGGCTTTCTTTATATCAATGCATTTTTGTAAAAAAAGAGATTCTCCATAGTTTAATATTTCTATGGCTTTCTTACTCAAATCTTCTTCGTCTATTGCAATCAATTCTGGAAATTTGTTTAATCGATCTTTCATTGCTCCAACGTCATAAGATAAAATTGGCAACCCATAAGCCATAATTTCTAATGCTACATTTGGTCCGCCTTCATATTTAGAAGTAATTAAAAAACAATTAAAGAGATCAAAAAAATTATATACTTCATCATATTGAACTTCTTCAAAACTAATTGTAATTAATTCTTCTAGATTTTTTTCTTTAGCTAAATTTTTGAGACTTTTATAATAATTTTGATCACAACCTCCTTTAATAATTAATCTTGCTTTCACTCCTTTATCTCTAAGATTTGCTATTAAGTTTATTGCATGCTCGAATTGTTTCTCTTCCGAATATCTACCTAAAATTCCAAAATCGTAAAGATCCGTTTTTCTTTGGTTCCTTACTTTATTAATTGCAACGTCTTCATTAAAAAGCAAAATTTCTTGTGCAACCGTATTTTTAAGGTCTAAATTTTTAATAAAGAATTCTTTTTGTTTTTGAGAGGTAACAATATTGTATCTTATTTGAGACAAATATCTTATAGTAGAATTTTCCAGTGGATTAAAAAATACAGTAGTGTATTTTATCACTATATCTTTTTTTGATTTATATAGTTGAATTAATGGAATATAATCATTTACCAGAGAAGTTTTGGTTATGATATATATTTTATCAAATCTTGACAATTTTTTAAATTTCCAATAAAGAAAATCGAATGGTAATGATTCCAACCTTAACTTTCTCTTTATACTCTTATTTATTTTATAAAAAAAGACATTATTGAAAAAGAAAGGTCTAGTAAAAAACTTTACTTTTCTATCAATATATATGTTTTTCGTAAAATTTAAATCAAACTCTCCCGCCACAAAAACATGCACTTCTTCGACTTCAAGAAGTGATGCAAAAGTATTAGCCGTATGAATTGTTTCTAACTCACTGCCACCCGAAAATTGAAAAAATGGCGTTGTTATTAGTATTTTCATTTAAAAATGACTTTCAGTAGAATTTATTTTTACGCTCAAATCTAGTCGTCTTTATTAGACTCCTAA
The Flavobacterium humidisoli DNA segment above includes these coding regions:
- a CDS encoding glycosyltransferase family 4 protein, which codes for MSKVILISQIPLPYSHIGSWTTLYHNYLMSNHAIDYIICEKPETLYNGVDYGLVLNNNRLKIQKKFLKNPYLGYFNELEKIIEKNDKFIIQIIDNFGIVKPLLDFLKIKNKRNQCYLQFFYHGFPPFYENFLGRWFFEGINEMVLLTHDSYKAHKNYYTVLPIRFSVLHNGIDTSKFHEVNIEEKENLRKQLGITNKKVFIWCSQDRPKKGLDFILDVWKRINIQEKDAVLLVIGANRDLNIDGVSFLGRIPNNDLPKYYQMADCYLFPTLWHEGFGMSLIEALHCGCYCIASANGGVPEVLQYGKLGKLIENPNFIEDWVQAIELFLEEKETPNISIPENLYSTKSWNEGMNTIIENAKKNFS
- a CDS encoding glycosyltransferase family 2 protein, coding for MITIIYPYRNRESERVKRSLDSLKEQTNSEFEVLLVDYGSDSASASIIKQLVSNYKFAKYIYNYSEFQPWSRAKAINIGLKNVTTEYIFTADVDMIFSPNFISKLHELKNPSKGYYFKVGFLNEKESKSDKKFEDFKIDFSSEVGAQGLSLFNLESLKAVTAYDEFLHFWGAEDIDVHNRLEKNGTESVFYSKEIQMLHQWHTSYRKAEKKVLTKDLQLTDIVRINYQKLLGNIQSKRAEVNNANWGIGISENDFEDLKKDDNERVILNKKEIITHFLFSELPNFKEGILNLRFLKDPFQNSLKYKMKKFLGKNVPKYYTLKEINDLLLLHIISFYHTLPYFVEVSDDLNSITFKIKK
- a CDS encoding glycosyltransferase, with the translated sequence MRLGFNPNKDQETTNLTYSHQIIIPVYIPNQNDYFKNSLAILKLCLESLLLTVHKKTFITVVNNGSCAEVKNYLQELYVEKKIHEILETTNIGKLNAILKGVVGHNFPLITITDSDVLFLNGWQKATYSIFENFPKAGVVCPTPSSRSLRTYTSNIYWDNFFSKKLAFSKVKNPLALKNFAISVGNPDFYNRAHLENYFTISSSNEKAVIGAGHFVGTYRGEIFNSLEVKYSNYKLGGNSESEILDIPVVKKGFWRLSSEDNYAYHMGNVVEQWMYNEVSKLEKDNTEIDFKLKSIEASSKWLFILKSKVFGKFILNKKIMKYFLRWKGLSKEEASNYLI
- a CDS encoding glycosyltransferase, with the translated sequence MKVLLVSMPSLHVIRWIENLKDANFELYWFDVLGRGKLETLSSITQFTEWKRRKAKHIKGESFLRKKYPDLYEKILPYLEVTANEALEKIILEIKPDVVHSFEMQNCSYPILKTMRKFPKVKWLYSCWGSDLFYYKNFKRHNYKIKNVLKRVDFLHADCIRDFNLATQLNFSGKFSDVIPGGAGYKINELEFFRLPVLERKIILVKGYEHDLGRGLNIVKALHSIEKEIKKYQIVVFGSHSKVEDYIKINQLNFNFFDRHELSHSELTKLMGKSLIYIGNSISDGMPNTLLEAIVMGAFPIQSNPGGVTEEIITNNENGFLIQNPESIEEIKENILKAISDLNLLKKASLKNQQIARERLDYFENKMKVIEMYKTIIK
- a CDS encoding glycosyltransferase family 2 protein, coding for MQLSVVILSYTTTEGLFKMTSNCISSLIESEKDIDLEIILVESNKNYNESGFIYPEFVKVIVPDSNFNFHKFLNIGIKEAKGQFVALCNNDLIFYENWFSAIHKVSKNNKKIKSFSPSGNINDLDFANEFELGYKVRTHIQGWCLVIYKDVLKRIGYLDETFNFGYADNDYAMTLKKHNIKHALVNSSKVEHLEREKVKKNREDLSEGYKKLQESVDLDISKLPSYVLTEGNKYLLEDKKVLDDYVKYHTKWGNPKLLYRKNKIADLLIIWNLGFLNRIVL
- a CDS encoding glycosyltransferase family 4 protein, which gives rise to MKILITTPFFQFSGGSELETIHTANTFASLLEVEEVHVFVAGEFDLNFTKNIYIDRKVKFFTRPFFFNNVFFYKINKSIKRKLRLESLPFDFLYWKFKKLSRFDKIYIITKTSLVNDYIPLIQLYKSKKDIVIKYTTVFFNPLENSTIRYLSQIRYNIVTSQKQKEFFIKNLDLKNTVAQEILLFNEDVAINKVRNQRKTDLYDFGILGRYSEEKQFEHAINLIANLRDKGVKARLIIKGGCDQNYYKSLKNLAKEKNLEELITISFEEVQYDEVYNFFDLFNCFLITSKYEGGPNVALEIMAYGLPILSYDVGAMKDRLNKFPELIAIDEEDLSKKAIEILNYGESLFLQKCIDIKKAYIDEFSNDKKVAFLRDFLN